From Vogesella sp. XCS3, the proteins below share one genomic window:
- a CDS encoding HlyD family type I secretion periplasmic adaptor subunit — MKWLSSVLEKLRNTSNPLIQKILGWSSAEDLQDRQDFASDAEWAILTQDPRRPRLFIWTIGLFIVCALLWSALATLDEVARGEGKVVPTSQVQHLQSLDGGVVSKILVKEGDIVDRGQLLLQVDNTRFVSSLNENQSQLLSLQAKAARLRALSEGKPFSLPPEVTARAPEIARQEMDLYQSKRMELEANLSIARQQLAQRSQELNEARARRDQANQGLDLTQRELNVTRPLLKSGAVSEVDILRLERDVSRYRGERDMSNAQVPKIQSAISEASRKIQEVELAFRNQASTELSETLAKLSTLGAGNAALQDKVKLTEVRSPVRGEVKRLLVNTVGGVVQPGRDILEIVPLDESLLIEAKISPRDIAFLHPGQRVFVRFTAYDSTIYGGLKGSLQQIGADSITDEKGNTYYVVRVKTDSSHLGNQGKLPIIPGMTAEVDIITGNKSVLNYLLKPVLRAKAQALSER, encoded by the coding sequence ATGAAATGGCTAAGTAGCGTGTTGGAGAAGCTGCGTAATACCAGCAACCCACTGATTCAGAAGATTCTGGGCTGGTCGTCGGCCGAAGACCTGCAAGACAGGCAAGATTTTGCCTCGGACGCCGAGTGGGCCATCCTGACACAAGACCCGCGTCGCCCGCGCCTGTTCATCTGGACCATTGGCCTGTTTATCGTGTGTGCCCTGCTCTGGTCAGCCCTGGCCACGCTGGACGAAGTGGCACGTGGCGAGGGCAAGGTTGTGCCCACCAGCCAGGTGCAACATTTGCAAAGCCTTGACGGCGGGGTGGTATCAAAAATCCTGGTGAAAGAGGGCGATATTGTCGACCGCGGCCAACTATTGCTGCAGGTAGATAACACCCGGTTTGTCTCTTCGCTTAACGAAAACCAGTCCCAGCTGCTGTCCTTGCAAGCCAAGGCTGCGCGCTTGCGTGCTTTGTCCGAAGGCAAACCGTTTAGTCTGCCCCCAGAAGTTACCGCCAGGGCGCCAGAGATCGCGCGCCAGGAAATGGACCTTTACCAGTCTAAACGGATGGAGCTGGAGGCTAACCTTTCCATTGCCCGTCAACAGTTGGCGCAACGCAGCCAGGAGCTGAACGAAGCACGCGCGCGGCGTGACCAGGCTAATCAAGGGCTGGATCTGACTCAGCGGGAGCTGAACGTGACTCGCCCTTTGCTGAAGTCTGGTGCGGTGTCAGAAGTGGACATCCTGCGCCTGGAGCGGGATGTATCGCGCTACCGTGGCGAGCGCGATATGTCCAACGCGCAGGTTCCCAAGATCCAGTCAGCCATCAGTGAAGCATCCCGCAAGATTCAGGAAGTGGAGTTGGCCTTCCGCAACCAGGCAAGTACTGAGCTCTCCGAGACTTTGGCCAAGCTCAGCACGCTGGGTGCGGGCAATGCGGCCTTGCAGGACAAGGTAAAGCTGACCGAGGTGCGCTCTCCTGTACGTGGCGAGGTCAAGCGTTTGCTGGTGAATACGGTGGGTGGTGTGGTTCAGCCCGGGCGGGATATTCTGGAAATTGTGCCACTGGATGAGTCCTTGCTGATTGAGGCCAAGATATCGCCACGCGATATTGCCTTTTTGCACCCGGGGCAGCGTGTTTTTGTGCGCTTCACCGCCTATGACTCGACCATCTATGGTGGCTTAAAAGGTTCTCTGCAACAAATTGGTGCCGACTCGATTACGGATGAGAAGGGTAATACTTATTATGTTGTCCGCGTGAAAACAGACTCATCGCATCTGGGTAATCAGGGAAAATTGCCTATTATTCCGGGTATGACCGCTGAGGTGGATATCATTACCGGTAATAAAAGCGTGCTGAACTATTTGCTCAAGCCTGTTTTGCGGGCAAAGGCACAGGCATTGAGTGAGCGATAA
- a CDS encoding response regulator transcription factor has protein sequence MSDNMYTLLISSSISLQEHLAAALGSFIEVQPSLWDLPSNTRFRQGDLVWIDGDNQDPDLIKRLCKGDFGPVRVIVLSSTPNDAAAVDWLGYGAAGYLHAFAAPETLRQTMAVVESGGLWVGVGLMQQLCARFGQLAKPQHHLMAQLTEREREVVQYLKMGKSNKLIAKEMDISERTVKAHLTAIFAKFDVSDRIQLLLKLAA, from the coding sequence GTGAGCGATAATATGTATACCTTATTGATATCCTCCAGTATCTCTTTGCAAGAGCATTTGGCTGCGGCGCTGGGTAGTTTTATAGAAGTGCAACCTTCATTATGGGATCTGCCAAGTAATACTCGTTTTCGCCAGGGAGATCTGGTTTGGATTGATGGTGATAATCAGGACCCAGATTTGATCAAGCGGTTATGCAAGGGTGATTTTGGCCCGGTCCGGGTTATTGTATTAAGTAGTACACCAAATGATGCCGCTGCAGTAGATTGGCTCGGCTACGGTGCGGCGGGCTATCTGCATGCCTTTGCCGCCCCGGAAACGCTGCGACAAACCATGGCAGTTGTTGAGTCGGGCGGTTTATGGGTTGGGGTCGGCCTGATGCAGCAGCTTTGTGCGCGCTTTGGCCAATTAGCCAAGCCGCAGCATCATTTAATGGCACAACTTACCGAAAGAGAGCGGGAGGTTGTACAGTACTTGAAAATGGGCAAGAGCAATAAACTTATTGCCAAAGAAATGGATATTTCAGAGCGCACAGTAAAGGCTCACCTTACTGCGATTTTTGCCAAGTTCGATGTATCAGACAGGATACAGTTATTATTGAAATTGGCCGCCTGA